TCGTTAATTTGGATTGTCTTTAGTGGCAACTGTCAAGCGTCATCTGCTCCACAATTATATAATTTCTGCATGTGTAGTGCCGAGAGTCGATAGAGATTGGCCAATTTTTATTGGCAACGGTCATGTGTTCACACTGTAAATTACTGGTTTTTTTTTCTGGCAGAGTAAGTAGTACTACTTAATTGACTAAAAAACACAGATGACAGTTGAAAAAACAATTGTAAATAGTGAGAGTTTGATGTGTACGTGTTTAgagattacttatttttaattttttatttaaaatatatttttaatttataaattaaattaaaaataaataattaattatttaaaaataatttttaaataatttaactatttaattaaaaattacttaaaaataatttaatttattaaaattattaaaaagtgaTATGTAATCGATTATTGTAATTgttaaaatagaaaaatattaatatttttaaaaaattattaagatagtgtATCATTTActtgattaaataataattaaaaaaaataaaatactcaTACTTACAGCTCTTATTTTGATcgatgtgaatttttttttttattaataaaaagcagtCTTTTTCATCTTGAAAAATGAAGtccttttatatatgtttatatatatattttttttttaaaaatccatttcttataaaaaaaataaaaataaaataaattacatcTAATTATTTTTCATATAACAAACTCAGAAATACGTTTGATAGACATTAATAattgcaataattaaattttaattgaaaagtaATTGAGATTGGCtataaaaacattttttttatcAGTCAATTTTGTTTAGAATAATTTTATATCAATTTAACtccactaaatttttattttaaaaatttattgggatctgttatatgaattttctttctccactctaGACGATTTtggattattataattttatatcaatatttaaaaattataaatttttaataatacttCTCTCAACGTTATTTATgtccttttttattattttttattaattaatttttatattgaaatatttaattttttatattaaatattaccaaattattttaattaacattttatCTCTAACATATATGTCTCCTATAAATAAGTGAAAGGTTTGAATgtctactatatatatatatatatatatatatatatatatatatatatatatatatatatatatatatctcctctatgtcattttttttattaaatatttaatatagtgCATGTTCCAATCAAATTATTCTTCATTTTATCAAGTGTGCCTAGGACATGTTtggctattatattatatatatttatcagATCTTCTGAGTTTGTTAATTTGTTTTCATAATACAATAAATTATTTGTGGATCTAAGACTCTGCGGATGGTCAAATTTATACAGTCCAACTATTATTATAAAAAGTACAGAAAATTTCTCCAAAAAAGTAAAATTATAATAGTATTATGTTAATGGGGTATGGCCAAATTGATTTGGATGCACATGGAAACTTGAAGGAAGATGCTTTTCTAGCATGAAACATTGATCTGACAAGCTAAGGTTTTGATATTTGATAATTCATTTATGCTGTACTCTGCTGACAATGATCCAGGAACCCAGAAAATGTTCCTTGGATCTCTGAATAATATCTCCATTTTAATTGAGTATTGCTTGCTTCACAACTaaatagaaatttaatttttttttattaagtacATAATATTTCACGTTCAATTCAAGAATCATAATCAAGTAGAATTCTCTCACCGATAAagatagattaaaaaaaaaaaaaaaactcctaaCCTATAGATAAAATCTACTTGAAATTAACTTCACATCATTAATTTAACAACTTACTGATAATATATTACTAAGTTTTCAAGCATTTTTactaaacaataaaaaaaaataccaaataataaaaaaaaaattctcatgttttgaatttttaatcaaattagctCAAAAATCCCAAACCAAAACTGATCTTAAGAGCTAAACCAATTTTATGAAAATCCAGATTGATCCATGACAAAATTTTCAATGCAGAAGTTTGAAACAGAGAACATAGGATTCTGAAGGAGGAAGCATGGTGCCATACAATCCCAGTGATTCCATATCAATCTGAAACCATCATATACAAACACCCATCCACGCTTTCTTTCTGCTACTCATGACCCACATCCTTGTATCTAATATTTTAACTACTATAAAAAATGAGATTGTTGGATATGGATATGACAGTTTTTCAATTTCTGGTCCTACTAACTTCaccttttcttttttccttgCAGTTGTTAGATTCTTTTTGTCAAGAGATTTTAAGGAATAATTTTGTTAGGATGATGGAATTCAATTCTCACGTTTCTTCatcattattataataattattttttttaaaactttCTCATCATTAATTTTAATACAAAGATGATGATTAACTCGGCATGGGCTTGCATTTGTAATGGTTTCAAGTCTTACAAAGCCCACTTTCTAAGAGCACAAATTATTAGGCCTAGCACGACAAAGGAATAGTAGTTGGGCCTAAGTACACATTACTGAAAAAGATATGTTAGCCATTGTTTTATCGTTCAAGAGCGAGCTTCCACTCTTCCAATTGACAAGGTAATTTTGACTATGGGTCCATTAGCCACTGTAAAAACAAGAAAATTGTAGCAATCTAGTAGTTGGTGGATTGTAACCTAACCATGGCCCTCTTTTCAACACTCACGTTCGGTGGCTAGAAAATAATATTTACAACCATCagttgacttttttttttaaataatattaataaataatatatattaataatataatttaataaattaacaaCCATTTTAATTGGTTACTAATAGAATTTTTTAATTATACAATTGCGTAAATAGTAAATAATCACTATCATTTATATTTATAAGAGAGATAAGGATTAGATATAAATGTAATCAAAGAAGATTGTATGAGTACAAATAAGCTTACTaaaaaaaaatggataaaataaaAGCTACCTTAAAAGATAAAAGACAACTAGAGATTGTATTTAACAACACCACCACCCACCCCTCCCTAGCTCCCCGGTGCCCTAACCTAAAAGGCTAAAACTACCATATATACATATCaagaggctttttttttttttttaattattattttttactttttattccCATCCAAATCCATCTTCCACGTTTGGAATAAATTTCTTATCTACTCTCTCCCACAGCACACTCATAGACTTTCAGTCTCGTGTTCCTGTGCGATTGCTCATCAGACTTCAATGCTCCACTCGATCTGCATTTCGACTCAAAACGGCTTCGCTAGGTGCATGAATATATCCTGAAGCGGTGACATCTGATTATTTCCCGGATACAGTGACCCGAACTCTTTTTCCATGGTGGCATCCATGTAATTGTATGAGAAATCCAGGGCATTTGCGTCCCCCCAGTCTTTCCACTTAGGCTCACTCTGTACCTCGGACGTGAACTCCGGCGACACTACGTGCTCCGAGCAGCTTGAGTCCGTGTGCAACTTCGGTGCTGAATCGGACGCATCAAAGTACAGGTAATCATTTGCAGTTCCCGTCGCCGATGATGGAGCAGGCGGAGGGGCCATGAACTCCGGCTTCTTATCCTCGATTATTTCCGGCGAGTTCAATATCTGATTGCTTACTTGTCCTTGCTTCCCAATTGTGCCTTTCTTGTTGTATATGCGACACAGCACCCAATCATCCAACTGCAATAAAATCAAAACCGCTGATTCGGTAAATGATCCTTAGCGTGCACCATAATCAAAATTCagaatcataatttaaaaaaaaaaaaaaagaataaatcaaACTGATCTAATTTGAAATGAGCAAATGAGATAAGAATGAATATGAACTGTCCTCAAGGAGAAAGCAATGGTTGCCTAGCGGGACAAGCATATCGGTCAGCGTCACTAATTAATAATTTGTTTCTTAATCGCATTTTCTTAACGCAATTAGCCAATTGTATTTATTCAGGTGGGGCCCAATTGCTCACGAACCACAATCACCACCATCGCTTTATTTTTTTTGAAGTTTTGTGAATTGCGATCGACCCTAACAGCCCTAACTTTCGAGGGAGGCCAAGAGAGTCATTTGGCCTTGACGTCCGAATTTCGGAATTTGGAATCATGTTCATGCAATGGAATGTCGAAACTACCCCTACTTTTAAGTGAAAATGGAGGTCAAAATGGCGATTATACCCTTAAGCTGTTACTCCTGCGAACCGAGCGATCCACATCGGCTAACCGATACTCGTGCATAATCCAATTTGTTTTCTCTCCTTTGGGAGCTTTCCCTGCATAAAATACCAAAGCCTTCTTGATTCCAAGAGGCTTCGGATGCCCAATTGGCTTATCTGCTCCTGTAGCCTTCCAATAGCCAGTTCCAGCGGCGCGGTTCGGCCTCGATCCGTTTGGATATTTCCTGTCCCTAGGTGAAAAGAAGTACCACTCCTTTTCCCCATACAAAGCCATACCTGCAAATAATACAGCCAGTAATTATAATCTCCCCAAAGTGAAAAATCTATAAACCCCTTAGATTTGAAAAGGTTGAAAAAAATTTACCTGGGAGATGCCACGGGTTGTACTTGTAGAGATCGATTTCGGCAATTATCGGGACAGCAATCGGCTGAGACGCACATTTGCGGCAAAGGTAGTGGATCACGAGCTCCTCGTCTGTTGGATGGAACCTAAATCCTGGAGGTAATTCCAACGCTACTGCCGCTGCCGCTGCCATTTTCACCTTTCTACCCTCCTTCTCAACTACTAGTCGACTACACCTACTAATATTCAATCTTCTCTCTCACTCGCGCGCTCTCTCTTTGAGGTGCAATGCTGTGACGGCGCTTGAAACTCAGAACCCAAAAGAAAGTCACGAATTTATAGAGAGGAAAGGCGGATGACACAAGGCGGGCGTGATTTCTAGAATACACGTGGGTGATAACGTTTTCCATTATAGGAGTTTTTTTTTCCATGAAAGCAGCCGGGACACGTGGCAGAACTCAAGTGGGGGTGCCTGCGTGCTGATACTCCACAAGGAAATGATTTTGTCACTGCTTACGACACGTATTTTGGACTCTGCCGTGCACAGAGAATAACCACTAACCAGTCGGTCGGagcagaaaattttgaaaaatattaaaaacaagGAAAATGTTGACCGTCTTAGGGATCCGTGTGGGGTCGGCCTGGTTTGTTCCACGCGTGTTTATTTATTGTTTTCTTGGCTAATGTGCCGACAATTAAACG
This is a stretch of genomic DNA from Hevea brasiliensis isolate MT/VB/25A 57/8 chromosome 12, ASM3005281v1, whole genome shotgun sequence. It encodes these proteins:
- the LOC110655346 gene encoding NAC domain-containing protein 2, yielding MAAAAAVALELPPGFRFHPTDEELVIHYLCRKCASQPIAVPIIAEIDLYKYNPWHLPGMALYGEKEWYFFSPRDRKYPNGSRPNRAAGTGYWKATGADKPIGHPKPLGIKKALVFYAGKAPKGEKTNWIMHEYRLADVDRSVRRSNSLRLDDWVLCRIYNKKGTIGKQGQVSNQILNSPEIIEDKKPEFMAPPPAPSSATGTANDYLYFDASDSAPKLHTDSSCSEHVVSPEFTSEVQSEPKWKDWGDANALDFSYNYMDATMEKEFGSLYPGNNQMSPLQDIFMHLAKPF